Sequence from the Helianthus annuus cultivar XRQ/B chromosome 13, HanXRQr2.0-SUNRISE, whole genome shotgun sequence genome:
AATGTATACTCGGTTTTTTGGTTCATTCGATTATACACAAAGTCAAACGTGTAAGTAATGTTAAAAGGGTGTAGTGATTTAACTTGTGTATTTTATTAGTGTAAGAGCAGCTTTATTTGGTCAGAAAACACTTGTGCATGCTGCAAAGTTAAAATTTGTAGTATTGTAAATATCTTCAGTAAGCAGTGCACAAATGTACACATATAGTATACATTTGTGTATTTGTAGTCTATACACTGGTGTACATTATGTTGTTATACGGTGTAAATGTACTTAGACTGTACGGTCATTTAATTTTATAGATATTGTGTAGGAAAATGGTATTCATAACAGAGCCTGGCATAGGTCTAATGTACTTCCATATGAAAGCTTTGCCGAAAAGGCGTGTTGACACGTCTAAGGAAAAAGTATGTTGTGAAGTTAGTGTGCTCCTATGCTAACACGCTAAGCGATCGCGTAATGGCTGAATTTCTGGTTTTTTTATTTGCATTGTAAAGATGTTTGTCTTTTTATTAATTACTTTTGTTGTATTACGATGATCTCGATTATACGTGAAGTAATAACTGATGTTGGATAGTTTCTATAGATTACTATTTTTTAATGTATTGCCAGCATGTTTTTTATTGGATACACTTATGTATATTGATTACATTTATAGATATAGTCATCGTTTGATTATATCCAAGATTCTATCATATCTCCATCCAATATTTACGAAATTCATACGTATCATCTGTTTTTTTAACTTACTCATAAATCAACATGTGTATACACAACTATAGCGATAAAAACAGAGTAACTTAACAATCTTATTCACATAACAAAAAAACTCCATGACGCTAGCTACATGAATTCTGTTATCAGTTTTAGTTCATCTCATTATTGATTTCCATCCCTTTGTTGATTTATATTTGGGGTTAATGTGTATTCATGCGTATAACAATTATTTTTTCAGATTGAAGCATTATGATGATGTTGATTATATGATTAGGTAGAACATCACAACCATGGGTTTACGTCTCCAAAAAATCTTGATTTATCGATAAAGACGAGGAAACTTGATGCAGAAATTTTTTTAGTATAGATTAATGATGCAGTTTGCgttaatacacatgtgtatattcaGAAATACATTTGTGTATATACACATGTAATTGTGTATATTCATTGATACACttatgtatatttatatataccTTTGTGTATATACACATGTATAGTTGAATACATTATACATTTAGTCCACAAAAATTAATCAGAAACTAGAATAAAACTAAACCAACCAAACATCCAGTTTCCATCATAAAAACAAAAACCAACCTAACCACGTAACCACATATGGTTAAAATCAAAAAAACATAGTCATAAACATATTGTTCTCTACATGGAGTGTTTTAAATATTAAGCCTATTCGCCACATTGTATACGCCCGCTTCAGCCATTACTTGATCGTGAAGCGTGTTAGCATGGGAGCACACAATCTTCACAGCATACTTTTTCCTTAACCGGGTCAAACACATCTTCATTCTATATTACGTGACATTCATAGATAGTTACCACTTTGTTAACAAATCTTACAacataaatatttataaattatatagatagttaccactttgtatggtgTCGTCTTCTTGAAGAAATCCAAATCATTCACACACTCTATATGGTTCTCATTTACATCCATGTTGTCGATGACGGTTATAACCACGTTCTCCATGTCGAAGCTCACCAAATAAAGTGATTATGTTCAAGAATTGGGAGAACAGTTACAAAATAATCCTTCATGCTCATAAGTGACATTTTCTTTTTTACCACCAAAAACAAAGCACTCCTGAATCGCTCCAGACGTTCCGCATCGTCATATTCAGTGTTACATAAGACATCCTTGTTCTACATCAAGTGTAACCAAAATACCAGTAATTTGTCAATGTGTATTTGTACCCACatattattacattttaaaaataaattcaAATATAAAACTTACAATACAATCGATGTGGCAAAAAAGGCGCGGATCTATTCTCTTAGTTCTATTAACCTTCTTCAAAATTAAGCACTTAAGCAAAGCAATTGACAATCGCAACCCACATCCACTTACTAGGTTGAAAATCTTTCATTTGAAAGTACATTAGACCTATTCCAAACTCAGTTAGGAACACCATTTGCATGCCCATTATATACAAAATTCCATGACCGTATTAATGATGTGTACATCAGCATGCACACCGTTTAGCAACGTTATGTACACCAGTGTACATACAATCCATACACAAATGTACATTGTATATGTTCACATGTGTACAACTGTACATTATACAACCCAATAATCAGACAAGAGACCAGCACACTAGTGTACAGTTATATATTATACAGACATACAAGTGTCTCATGTACACCTATTTAACGTTTCTTACGTGTCTGAGTTTGCAACTTCATCTTGTTCGTCTTAATCCCGTTGTACACATGTGTACCTCGCCATAGTAACAATCATTCAAACACAAAacactatacacatgtgtacctCGCTATAGTAATAAATCATTATAACAAGTTGCAAACTTTCAAGATGATGCTGCTGATAAAAAAACAGAGTAACATCAAGAATTTTATTCAATTAACCATTTAACCCTAACCTACAAAAACTCATTGCTATACTCAGACCTAtcttgctcaaaacccacaaTCGAACTGTTGTAGTAACAAATCATTATAACAAGTTGCATACTTTCAAGATGATGCTGATGATAAAAAACAGAGTAACATCAAGAATATTATTCAATTAACCTTAACCTACAAAAACTCATTGCTATACTCAGACCTAtcttgctcaaaacccacaaTCGGACCACTGTTTTTTAATTACACAACTATTAGAACTTTAGAAGAATCTTTCAACACAGAGAGAACAAAACCCTAGCTTTCGATTACATATAatcaaactaaataaaaataaaacagaatcGGATACAAACAAATTAAATACTCGTACCTTTGCTTGGATTCTGGTGAATAAAATCACCGATATTGAGCACACTTTATGTATCGATGGTGGAAGCAATTAATCGCCGGTGGAATTAAAAGGGGAGAGACTATAAATACGTTTCTTTTATCAAGGAGATTAATAGGATCTCCTAAAAACTGAAATATGCTATGATTAGGGAACAAAAAATTACGATAATACCCTTATGCGAATTGTTTATTactaaatatgatataatatttacaaaaatgttatTACTCTTAGATCTCACCATCTACTAAATCAAAGGTCAAACtttgttcattttgttcacaaatgaaccattgttcactctagaaccctactatatatatatatatatatataggggagggtttaaatgagaacgctaaatattgtgagaaccgtgaggaCAAAcaaaaaaaccatgagaacttagtcaaaaacaattcaaattcaaaatttttttctacacttatcattattattcgaatacaatgttagaaattcaatttacacgtttaaatttacgtgaattcataaataaagaaaatttacacatgtgtaagtttgccatttacacatgtgtaaatctgctatatttacacatgtgtaaaaaatctaaaaagaatgattttgaaatgagaaatgaattatttgatgttctaaattcttgttttgatgttgtatcttaattacaatgagatttgtataaaaaaattggttttgattggttttttcattcgttctcacggttctcgcaatatttagcgttctcaagataaccctcccctatatatatatatatatatatatatatatataggggatcgctaaaatgaaaaccacctctagttgtaagaaccatgggaaccactttctagcctttagatcaacaagatggatggatgagattaaaagtaacaaaaattaatattaaatggtttttgtcttattatgtctttaatattataatccaaaagggtaatttggtaaaataactctattttgtctttttgtctttattgttttttattagttttttgtattattatattactttttattttttaaacataacttttttattaaaaacattttaaaattcagatttttttaaaggttttttttatactttttacaattcaagttttacgttaaactttttaagttttacgttttttgacgcgccgtttttacgccgggttttttcaagcgtcgttattttttacgcgccaattttttaacgcAGTTgctttacgcgccgttttttcaacgccccgtttttacgcgccaacttttaacgccgttttttacgcgccaattttttaacgccgttttttacgcgccaattttttaacaccgttttttacgcgccgtttttaacgctgatttttacgcgccaattttttaacgccgttttttacgcgccgtttattaacgccgttttttcaacgcgtcgttttttacgttaacgtaatttacgtttttaacgccgttttttacacgttttttacgtaacagtttttacgttttatgtaaactttttgcgtttttacgttttaggtaaaactttttacgttttacgtaaaacttttttacgttttacgttttacgaccgccaaaaaactttttacgtgttgcgtaaaccttttaacgttttacgtaaaactttttacattttacgtttaacgtttttacgttttacgttaaaaagtttacattttacgtttaaaagtttacgttaaactttttacgttttacattttacgtaaaactttttatgttttacgcttcacgtttttactTGTTTGGCTATTACTCAACAGATCTGTCGGGATGGAGTGTTGTGGCGGTTGCGGCGGCGGAGGAGCACTTGTGGTGGCGGAGACGGTGATTTCATTAATGAAGATGGTGGTTGTTTCTGTGTCACCCCACACCACCGACTTCCACCGCCTTCGCCACACCACCGCCTCCATACCACCGACTTCCACCGCCTTCGCCACAACCGTTAACCCCACCGACTTCCACCGCACTTTTTCTTGATTTGGTGGGTATGAGAGAAGAGAGAGGTTCTGCAacttcaagagagagagagagagacaatgaaatgagaaaatggtttttTGAATTCATTAAATAGATatagatgagagagagagagagagagatgatcTGACATATAATAAATGAGGAGAGATAAAAGGAAATGACATTCTTagtaaaagaccaaaataccctttttagtgGCTGAATCTGATTGgctgagagtggttctcgcggttcttacaactggaggtggttcttagcggctccctatatatatgtatatatatatatatatatatatatatatatagggtcaggatttagagagaacaatgaaaagtgtgagaacgattttggagttgacatgtggcattgatgctaaattacactaaagggtaatattgtcaaaaaaaccCACACACATGAACTGTGTGTTCAAATAAAAAGCCATAAAAACACCaaattcagaaaaacgccatgaaaatacccagttaaaacgccataaaacactcagttcagaaaaacgccatgaaaaactcagtttaaaacgtcataaaacactcagtttcagaaaaacgtcatgaaaatacctagttaaaaaatgccataaaaacacatagttcagaaaaacgccataaaaataactagtctaaaacgccataaaacacccagttcagaaaaacgccataaacccatttcatttttttctaaaagtatatcaatagtatactcgttggaaaaataaaataaaaaacgctgagttttatggtgtaacttttttagaaaaataatcacgtaaaaaaagttattggcgtttaaatatgatgggggaaaatgacatgtgattagcatgtgcacccttGTTTGAATCTTCCAATTTTACCTCTCCTGGTAGTTATAAGgttctcattatttacaaaaatgtcaccgcatcaTTTTAGCCACATATCACAAAGATTCTATGGCTGAAAATCGTTCTTACTGTTCTCACACTTTAAATCGTTCTGttctgatcccgtttctatatatatatatatatatatatatatatatatatatatatatatatatatatatatatatatatatatattaaagataataaaatgtttgattttattatataaatttaaaaacataaagtacctattaaatttattttatcaaaatcccAAAAACACATCATACGCTTTTTAGACTCAAAACAACTTTGTATTTGATCTGGGATAGAAACTTTAACAAGAAATGATAGATTATTTTTACATTAGCTAATATTCTTTAAAATCAAGCGAGAATAATAACACATCAGACTATCCAACTTTTAAAAACATTTGGAAACGTATTAAAGAGAGGGATTATATTTGAAATTGGTCAAGTGTCAATGTCAAGGGTGTTTTAAAAATGTAGCTTTTAGCTTGAATTgacatttaaaaaaattagattAATACTTTGATTAACTAAAGTtctgtttttaaatttgaaatgtTCTTAGTTTAATATTTTAAATACTTAAGTGACATGTTTGCACATCCACTTTATTAACAAGCTATACCTTTTATAAAGTAACAAATTATTTAAATACTATAAAATGAAATAAGGgaaattggtctgtaataatcccacctagaccttattggccattaataatcccacctcgaaatattccccccaccagtcccacctttcacttatttttcctacaatggtccccccgttaaaaaaatttaacggagttaagcttttttccaaattacaaacagattttttagggcttttgattagaacgacgatacgagtccattgatgtaaaacttacctcgaaacggtgctccaaacgatgaaaacggcgcttcaattcgggtgtttagatttccaattaaccaaaatcaagtcactttgAGCACCATTttgaagtaagttttacatcaatggactcgtatcatcgttctgatcaaaagccccaaaaaaactgtttgtaatttggaaaaaagcttaactccgttaagtttttttaacgggggaccattgtaggaaaaataggtgaaaggtgggactggtggggggaatattctgaggtgggattattaatggccaataaggtctaggtgggattattacaggccaattccccatgaaataaaaacaaataataattaaagaaaaATGTTAGAATTTAGAAAGGGTTAGGGCTGTAGAAGGAAACCTTTCCTCATTTATCAAGCTGTTTATATACTCTGACACAACTTTGATAAAAACAACAGCATCAATCCCTATTTTTCCctattttatattgtttttcttttataaataattaaatattccCACTCCTACTCATCCTTCTACTCTCTCACacctaaaacacacacacacatctttctctctctaaaagttGTCTTTGTTTCAAGAGGTTTATGAACATCAAAGCTTCTGCATCAAATGATTTGAAAAAGGAAGGtcaaatcaaaatcaaagtaCCCTTAAATTCAGTTTTCAGAGAACAACATACTTCAATTcttgtttagagagagaaactaacTAAACCTCGTATTCAAGAACAAAACATATCTATGTCTATCTCTATCTGATTAATATTGAAATCTAGTTaaagttttatatatttttataactatAGTTTTTGATGAAGATATGACTTCTCTTTCTATGTGTTTCAAAAGTTCAGACATTATTTTCACCCATCCTTCCTATCTTTATggataatattattattattttcttgcATAAAAGATTACTGTAAAATGAAACTTGAGCCcatcctttctctctctcttaaaactctctctctctatacacATATAGTGATTGATATAGGACATATAAGTGTGTGTGTAGATAGATAAACACATATATACATGTGGCTATCTATTTTTCTATACTTCAAtctatcccccccccccctctctctcctctctctctctctctctctctctctctctaacacacACTGTCTGAGAATGATAATCTATGATATGGATATTATGTTGTTATGAGATCTGACTATTGGAAATTAACACCTCTTCTTGCAGTTGttcaatgatgatgatgatgatgatgtgatgatgaCAACACGTGCACAATCATCATATGTCCATCACTAACATCTCTTTAGGTACATCACCAATAATATTACCATTAATATCTTCTCATTTTGTGAATTCATGACCATTTTTTTACTCAATTATCAGGTTTCTTTTGATCTTATTTTCTGGGAATTAATTCAACTATTCAAGCAGATATTTTCAGTTAATTATTCAGTTGCGTATGGGTTGAGAAAACAggtaaaaaaattgttttttttaagtatttatttatattttatttggcTAATCTTGTGCATACAAGTGTCTTCTATGTGATGATAAAGAATAattgtatattttgttatacaGATAGAAGAAAATTGTCCtaaaaagatataaaaaaaaaaaaacatctatGGCGACTTATTACAATGGAAATTCAGAAATTCAAGGTGGAGATGGGCTACAAACACTAGTTCTAATGAATCCAGGATATGTATATTACTCTGATACACAACAATCCACACAATCACAACCCGCGAATTTCGGTTTTCTTGATTCCAATCATCCTGGAAACCATCCACACGCAAACATGGCGCCACCACCGCCTGCGACTCAACAGCTCGTTGGCATACCGCTGTCGGCATCACCACCGTCATCTGTCCACTCCCAACACGACGTATCGTCGCTACACTCGTTCATCCCACGAGCCCAGTACATGTACAACCCGGTTGAGTTGGTGCAAGCGTCCCCGCGTGAGGTTACGCCTTTTCAACAAGGTCTTTCTTTAAGTTTATCTTCTCAGCAATCAAGGTACGCGTCTCAAGCCGCCAGAGTGCCGATTTCTCCCACTGGTGACAACCGAAGAGCGGCTATTGGTgctggtggtggtggatccacaTCATCAGCATCCGGGGGGGTTTCGAATAACATGCTGTTGAACTCGAAGTATTTGAAAGCGACACAAGAGATACTAGAAGAAGTGGTGAACGTTGGAAAAGTAGCGCTCCAGAACCCCGATCAACCAACGAAGAATCTCGGGATTACAGGAGGCGATGGTGGATCACCGACAGCGGTCACTGGAGAAGCTGAAACCGTCACCAAGTCCGCCAGTGCAGCTGAACTTACGACGGCAGAACGACAAGAAATTCAAATGAAGAAAGCAAAACTTGTTAACATGCTTGATGAGGTAACTAATTAAACAATCTTTTAATCTCAAAATTTCATGATAATTCTatcatttaattactaaagattgAACCTTTTTGTGATTAAATTTGTGGGTTTAAAAATTTAAAGGTGGAGCAGAGATACAAACAATATCATCAACAAATGCAACTAGTGATATCATGGTTTGAACAAGCAGCCGGAATCGGGTCTGCGAAAACATACACAGCACTCGCTTTACAAACAATCTCAAAGCAATTCCGGTGCCTAAAAGACACGATTATGGGACAGATCAAGGCCGCCAGCCTTAGTTTAGGGGAAGAAGATGGTAAGGCGGATGGTGGTGGTTCGAGGCTGAAATTTGTGGATAATCAACTCCGACAACAGCGAGCTTTGCAGCAACTGGGAATGATCCAACACAATGCTTGGAGACCCCAACGAGGATTGCCTGAACGTTCTGTTTCGGTTCTTCGTGCCTGGCTTTTCGAACACTTTCTTCACCCGTAAGAATCATAACCTAAACAAGTTTTTCTTTCTTATGAATTTTGTAGATTTGTGATCGGATTATATGAATTTTATTCAGTTATCCGAAGGATTCAGACAAACAtatgctcgcgaaacaaacaggtCTTACTAGAAGCCAGGTGAGTAGTTATTTTTATTAACTAATTTTCACATGTTTTGTGAATCCCCTGAATCTGTAGTTTCGAATTTGAATGATTTTGCGTTGTTATAAAATACCGTAGGTTTCGAATTGGTTTATCAACGCTCGAGTAAGGCTATGGAAGCCAATGGTCGAGGAGATGTACCTCGAGGAAATCAAGGAACAAGAACAGAACGGAACGGAAGCGAGTAAAACAAACAACAACGACGAAACCGACGAGAATTCATCGTCCAAACACGAGAAAAGCCTTTCGCCAGAAAACACAAACAGAGGATTCCGAACGGCAAAACAAGAGAAACCATTCCATCCGCCGCCATCAATGGCCATTTCGACTAGTGTCTCAACATCTCCGACCGCCACGGGAATCAATttccaaaacccgtcgggtttcagCCTCATGGGACCGCTAGAAATGGAGGGAATCACACAGTTCAGCCCGAAAAAACCGAGAAACGAGCTGCAGCAACAGAATCAGGACGGAGGTGGAAATTTCACGCTTACTGGCGCCAACCCAACCGATTTCATGGGCGGACTCGGTGGCTACCCTATTGGCGAGATCGGGCGGTTCACCGCTGACCAAATCCAACAGCACTACTCCGGTAACGGAGTCTCGTTGACTTTAGGTCTACCACACTGCGAAAACCTATCGATATCCGGGAATCACCATAATTTCCTCACTAACCAAAGCATCCAGCTCGGAAGGGGACCGGAGTTAGGGGAAGAAAACGATTACAACACGATGAACCCGACATCTTCTTCACACACAGCAGCGTTGTACGAGTCGATGAATATTCAAAACCGGAAGAGGTTTGCTGCACAACCTCTGCCGGATTTTGTTGCTTGAACaagatcaagaaatcaagaaactAAAACAAGATACACCTTAGAACGGATTCGATACTTCGACGAAGAACAAGAATCATTAGAGTTCTATATAGATACAGATTAGGTTTTTCATGAATCATACCATGATTTATCATTTAAGGACTGTATATTAATTTTGTATCAGCAGATGCATAGATGGattttatgtatgtatgtatgtatgtatgtatgtaaaactagttatatatatatatatttggattGGGGGTATACAAAAAACAATATTTATTATAATCATATCATCTTCTTCTACAGCTTTcactattttttttcattttcagatGCATATATGTTCTATCCAATTCTCTAATTAAAAGCCTTTAATATTCCCAATTTGATCAAGATTAGGAAAGCCCAAAACATGTTAGCCAAAAAGGATTGGGTACAAGTGTCTACAATCTGGAATTTAGGGTATGAGCTTCTTTGAgacattttcacaaacaccttGTGTGCATCAAAGTTTAAACGATTATTTACCTGTTTTCTAGCCTTCCCCTGTCAAGCAGGCAAGGAATGTTAAGGCGGAACATCATCTGGTTGTGTTGGTTCATAATTATGGGTACAACGAAGATAATGAAATATGTGTTTGGATATACTCTAGTGTCATAGTGTTGGTTCATAAGTACAAATGAAAACATAAATGCCCTGTTGAGAGCAATAATTTTCTTCATCGTGTTATTGATTCTTTACTATCACGGTACTAACATTCGTTATAGCACTCGAAAGCCAAAGCCAAGGAAAATAAAGTCTTGATATCTCAAAGGATATTAACCTCTGTTTTACATGGATCGAAAAAAAATGAAAGCGATACCGGTACCGACATGGTTTGGTAGGATCGGGCCGGTGCGTTTCGTTACCGATATAGTGCTGAGAGTCAGTATAATCTACGACAAAAAAATACATTATTCTGAACACAACTCGTAACACAAACCTTTAGTTTGTTAAGAGTGTGTTAACAACTATCTATTTGTGAATAAGTTAACACAAGAATTATATCAATAACAAGTGTATGGATTGAAATAGATTTACAAATGAATTTTGATCTTCTGACCtctttttagagtaaattgccaaaatcgtctctGAGGTTTGGGCTTATTTGCCATTTTTattcaaaatgagttttttttttaccaaatcgTCCTCCACTTTTACAACCTTTTTatattttcatccaaatcactaacatGGTTTATTTTTCTGTTAACTCGTATTTTGTGTTCTATATTTTTTTAACCATTAAATGAAaagcaaaataaataaataaataaataaatataaaacctccCTCTCCCTCCCCTCTCTCTAAACCAACCTCTACAACACACACACATTCTCTCTATCTCTTTAATCCTCTGCACCACCGTAAACCCACCAACTTAAACAACATAGCCGACCACCGGAAACCGACCACCACCTCCAACAAGAATACAAAATCAAAAGTCGCTAAATCTACAACCTAACTTCTCTCTAAACCCACCTGCAACCTAACTTCCGCCGAGTTTTTACCACCGGCGAGagctgtttttataaaaaaaaaatacccaATAAGACTACAAAATCAATACAACGCACTCGCTAAACCTGCAACTTGACGTCTCTCTAAACCCACCTGCAAACCTAAATTCCGGCGAGAGCCGTTTTCTAGCGAGGTATAACCTAACTTCCAGCGAGTTTCCACCACTGTTTTCccctcgttttttccggtgacgGCTTTCTGTTGTTTTCTCTGATTTCCACACTTGTTGGAAGAGGTAGAGAGTAGAGGGGGTGAGAGATTGATTGGTTTGGTTTGGGTTGGGTTGTGGGGGGTGGGCGGAGCTAGTGTAGATTGTTAGTGGTTGGTGTGTAAGTTAGAGAGAGAGTAGCGATTGGTGGAGGTGGACATGGAGAGAGATGTAGAGATGCAAAGATTTAGAGAGACAGGAGAAATACTAAGGTTATAGATAGAGTAGGGTGGAGTAGGGCTGTCCAAACTGCTCGACGATCGAGGATCATTCGACGATCGCtcaaaaatgctcgttcgattcctGCTCAGTTTGTAAATTAGCTGCTCGGCTCGGTTCGATTtgaaaacgagccaagcatgagcaaaggccCGCTCGCTCGTCGATCCCTCGGTTTCGctcaaattatttttattaaataattaatatatacatTATAgattttcaatatatatatatatagttatatagaTAAGTAGTCCAAGAATAATTAAAAGCCTAAGAAATATACTAGCCTAACTCAATACCAAACCTAACCCTAATTCCTAAAAATTCAAATCAGCACCTAATCTCCTACTACATACCTCGTTGCTGCTCAAGTTCAACTTATACGGATAAGGTACAAtctctgtaacacctcgaaaattcctgtccattgaaataaagacacatgtcatgagagacagacgtgtcaggaaaaccggatcaaataaaaagatgtatggtaggatttttaataaaaagggcgtcatgttaattaaaatacctctgaacgacccaagggcgacatgttattaaatcacctctgagcgacccgagttttataaatcccaagatccttaaatcattatATAATCATCTTATATGATAACCGGTTGgttccaaataaataaagttccatctttaTTATGGACTTCGGATTAGTAAGGTATGTTACTACTGAAAATACTAAATAAAATCCTTGTAAATGGAATCAAGAATAATTATGAAGCTTGTTAACTATAATGGgaatccaagacttgtt
This genomic interval carries:
- the LOC110898210 gene encoding BEL1-like homeodomain protein 1; protein product: MATYYNGNSEIQGGDGLQTLVLMNPGYVYYSDTQQSTQSQPANFGFLDSNHPGNHPHANMAPPPPATQQLVGIPLSASPPSSVHSQHDVSSLHSFIPRAQYMYNPVELVQASPREVTPFQQGLSLSLSSQQSRYASQAARVPISPTGDNRRAAIGAGGGGSTSSASGGVSNNMLLNSKYLKATQEILEEVVNVGKVALQNPDQPTKNLGITGGDGGSPTAVTGEAETVTKSASAAELTTAERQEIQMKKAKLVNMLDEVEQRYKQYHQQMQLVISWFEQAAGIGSAKTYTALALQTISKQFRCLKDTIMGQIKAASLSLGEEDGKADGGGSRLKFVDNQLRQQRALQQLGMIQHNAWRPQRGLPERSVSVLRAWLFEHFLHPYPKDSDKHMLAKQTGLTRSQVSNWFINARVRLWKPMVEEMYLEEIKEQEQNGTEASKTNNNDETDENSSSKHEKSLSPENTNRGFRTAKQEKPFHPPPSMAISTSVSTSPTATGINFQNPSGFSLMGPLEMEGITQFSPKKPRNELQQQNQDGGGNFTLTGANPTDFMGGLGGYPIGEIGRFTADQIQQHYSGNGVSLTLGLPHCENLSISGNHHNFLTNQSIQLGRGPELGEENDYNTMNPTSSSHTAALYESMNIQNRKRFAAQPLPDFVA